ACCGCGCTCAGTGAGGTGAGCCGGGACGCGCTGAGCGCTGGTGGAGCGTGGATCGACTTCGCGGTCCGCGCCCCCGCGACGCTCGTGGTGACGGTGACCGCCGACCAGCCACTCCCCCGGTCCGGCAGCGGGCTGGTCGCGGCCGGCCGTCTGGTCGACCTGGAGCACGGAGCGGGCGACGGCGGCTCGGCCTCGCCGGACCGGGTCGTCACGCTGGCCAAGCCGATCCTTCCGGGCCTGTTCTTCGACGACTCCCGCCTCGCCGAGCTGCGGCGATCCCTCGCCGCGATCGCGCCGAACTCGCCGGCCGACGAGCTGCGCGTGCAGAACAGCGACCTCGTGGCGGCGCTGGCGGAGCTGCGGGACAAGCAGGACGAGCTGCTGCGGCTGAACGCCGAGCTGGAGGAGACGAACCGGGGCGTGCTGGCGCTCTACAACCAGCTGTCCACCGAGCTGGAGGAGACGAACCGCGGCGTCGTGGCGCTCTACGCGGAGCTGGACGAGCGTGGCATCGCCCTGACCCGGGCCAACGAGGCGAAGACCCGGTTCCTGCACAGTGTCAGCCACGAGCTGCGGTCGCCGGTGAACTCGGTGCTGGGCCTCGCGCGGCTCCTGCTCGACCCTGCCGGCGACCCGCTCTCCGACGAGCAGCGCCACCAGGTGGAGTTCATCCTGGCCAGCAGCGGTGACCTGCTCACCCTGGTCAACGACCTGCTCGACCTGGCGAAGGCGGAGTCGGGCCGGCTGGAGGTGGTCGTCGACGAGGTCGACGTCGCGGCCCTGCTGCGGTACCTGGACGGGTCGCTGCGCCCGCTCGGGACTCGGCCGGAGGTGTCCTTCGCCGTCGAGACAGACGCCGACGTCGGCCTCCTGCGCACCGACGAGACCCTGCTCGCGCGGGTGCTGCGCAACCTGGTGTCCAACGCGCTGAAGTTCACCGAGCGCGGCGAGGTCCTCCTGACCGCCCGCCGGGGCGGCGCCCACGGCGCCGGCGCGCCGGACGACGGCCCCCGGCCGGGCGTCGGCCACCCCACGGACGGCGACGACCTCGCGGACGAGGACACCGTGGTGTTCTCCGTGCGGGACACAGGGATCGGCGTCGCCCCCGACGACGTGGACCGGATCTTCGAGGAGTTCTACCAGGTGCGCACGCCGCTGCACGCCCGCGTGCGCGGCACCGGCCTGGGCCTGCCCTACGCCCGCCAGGTGATCATGCTGCTCGACGGCCGTCTCGAGGTGATCAGCGAGCCCGGCCGTGGGTCGACGTTCACCGTCACGCTGCCCCGCCGGGGCCCCGTCGGCGCCGGGGCGGGGCGTGAGGACGAGGACTCGGACGAGGGCGCCGACGGCTTCCCGCCGGCCGGTGGACCGCGCTCCGGAGCCGTCGGCCCGGCCGCGGGAATGCAGCCGGCCCACCTGGACTGCGCGCTGGTGGTCGACGACGACCCGGCTTTCCTGGCGACCATGCGCTCGCTGCTGGCCGACCGGGTGGAGCGGGTCGTCGTGGCCGGGGACGGCGAGCAGGCGATCGCGGCGATGCGCGCCGATTCGCCGGATGTGGTCTTCCTCGACCTGATGCTGCCCGGCATGGACGGCGCCGCGGTGCTCTCGGCGATGAGTGATGATCCGAATCTGCGCGACCTTCCGGTCATCATCGTGAGCTGGAGCGACTACGCCTCCGACGTCGTCGACCACCGGGAACGCGGCCGCCGGCGCGAACGCGACCGCGAACGGGTCACGCTCGGGCCCGCCGTCGCGGTCGTGGCGAAGTCGAGGCTGACCGGACGCGCGATCGACGCCGCGCTTGCCCACATACACGACCGCGACCTGCCGTGACAGCGCCCCTCGGGAGGCCTTCCGCCGGAACGCCGGTCAGCCAGGCGACCGTCCTCGTCGTCGACGACTCGGACAGCAAGCGCTACATCATGGCGAGCTGGCTGCGACGCGCCGGCTACGTGGTGATCGAGGCGGCGTCCGGGCGGGAGGCGCTGAGCATCGTCGACGGCGGCGGGCCGGACCTCGCCGTGCTCGACGTCCACCTCCCCGACATGAGCGGTCTGGAGGTCTGCGCCCGGATCAAGCAGGCGCGGGCCACAGCCGGCATGCCGGTGCTGCACGTCTCGGCCACCGCCGTCGACGCCGCCGACCGCAGCGTCGGCCTGGACACGGGCGCGGACGCCTACCTGGTCGACCCGATCGAGCCGCGCGAGTTCCTGTCCACCGTCGGGGCGCTGGTACGCCAGTCCCGCCGGTTCGCCGAGGAGCACCGGATCGCGCTCACCCTGCAGCGCAGCCTGCTGCCGGCCGAGCCACCGAACCTCCCTGGCCTGCGCATCGCCGCGCGCTACCACGCCTCCGCCGAACAGGCGGAGGTCGGTGGGGACTTCTACGACGCCTTCGAGATGCCCGACGGTGACGGCCTGGTCGTGATCGGCGACGTGCAGGGCCACTCGCTCGCGGCAGCGGTGATCATGGCGGAGCTGCGGTACTCGCTGCGGGCGTACGTCTTCGACGGGCACTCGCCGGCGGCGGCCGTCGAGCGGCTCAACCGGCTGATCCAGGTCACCCATCCCGAGTCCACGGCGACCCTCTGCCTGCTGACCTTCCCGCCGGACCGGTCCACGGTGACCGTGGTCAACGCCGGCCACCTGCCGCCACTGGTGGTCGGCCCGGCCGGCGCCGAGTTCTGGGAGGGGGGCGCCGGCGTGCTGCTGGGGGTGCCAGCTCCGGCGCCGACCGCGGACACCGTCGACCTCGCCGTCGGCACCCGGCTCCTGCTGTACACGGACGGGCTCGTCGAACGGCGGGACCGGCCCCTCGACGAGACGATGACCGAGTTCGCCGCCCGGGTGGCGGCGAGGCACGGTGTCGCCCGCCTCGACACCGTCCACACCGGGGCCGCTGAGGGCGCCCGCGCGCCCGGGCTCGGCCGACGCACGCCCGACCGGCCGCGCGTCACGCTCGACCAGCTCGCCGACTCGCTGATCGACTCCGCGCGCGGGGCCGACGACGATGTCGCGCTCGTCGTCCTCGAGCGGGTGCCCGAGGACGGGCCGCTCCACGACGCCGCAGGCCAGCGGTCGTAGCCCGACGCCGTCTCGTAGCCCGACGCCCGTCTCGCCCGGACGGCCGTCGTAACCGTCCCGACGGACTGCACCACCGGCGGTGCTGGCGATCGGGGACGGTTAGGATCGCGAATCATGCCTGGGGGGTCAGAATTGTCCGGGTTTGCCGAGCCGAGCGCCGAAGAACCCGCTCACGCCGCGACGGACGTCACGCCGGTGCCCACCGACCCGCCGCGGTCCTCGGTCCCGCCGCCGCCACCGGTCACGCCGGCGCCGCTCGTCCCGCCGCCTTGGCCGGCGCCAACGCCGCCACTGGTCGCTTCGGCGCCACCGCTGACCCCGCCGCCCTGGCCGGTGCCGGAGCCGGCCGCCACATCGTCGACGGCCTCCCACACCTCCTGGGTGCCGCCGGCGAGCCTGCCGCCAGGTGTGCCCGGCTGGCCGGGAGGTCCCGGCGGTCCCGGCTGGACCGGCGGTCCCGGCTGGACCGGCGGTCCCCCGGCACCCGAGAGCCCGCCGCCGCGCCGGGCCCGCTCGCGGCGCTCGGCGGTCCTCGCGGCCGTCGGCGCCGCTACCGCGCTCGCCCTCGCCCTCGTCACGACCCTGGCCGTCGTGCTGACGAAGGGCGACGGCGGGAACGACGATGCGGACGGAGACACCCAGCCCGCGGCCGCCACCGCGTCACCGGCCCAGGCGACGGCCAGTGCGTCGGGATCCGCCGGGGCGACGGCGAGAACCATCACCATCGGGTTCCAGGGGCCGCTGTCCGGCGCCAACCAGCCGCTGGGCGACAACGCCGTCGGCGGCGTGAAGACCGCGATCGAGGAGGCGAACGCCCGCGGGAACCTGCCCTTCACGCTGCGGCTCGCCACGTCCGACGACCTCGGCGACCCGGGCCTGGCGCCGCCGGCGGCGAACGCACTCGTCGCCAACCCTGACGTGCTCGCCGTCGTCGGGCCGATGTTCTCCGGCGCGACCAAGGCGAGCGAGCCCCTGTACTCCGGCGCGGGCCTGCTGTCGGTGAGCCCGTCGGCGGCGAGCCCGATCCTGACCACGCAGGGTTTCTCGACGTTCTACCGGGTCGTCCCGACGGACGCCGCCCAGGGCCCGGCGGCCGCCGCCTACATCACCCGCGTCCTCAGGTCGGGCAAGGTGTATTCACTGGACGACCGGCTCGACTACGACATCGGCCTGTCCCGCGCCCTCGAGCAGGCGCTGCTCGCCAGCGATACCTCCTTCGTCCACGGCAACGCCGACCCAGCCGGGGACTACTCCGCCGAAGCTGACAAGATCATGGCGGCGCATCCCGACCTGGTCTTCTACTCCGGCTACTACCCGGAGCTCGCGCTGCTGGCGAAGGCCCTGCGAGACAGGGGCTACGCCGGGAAGCTGATGAGCGGCGACGGGAGCCTCGACCCGGCATACATCTCCCTGGCCGGCGCGGCCGCGGATGGTACCTATTTCACCTGCGGCTGCCTGCTGCCCGCGGCCGACCCGACCGCGAAATCCTTCGTCACCTCGTACCGCAAGGTCAACGGGACGGACCCGGGTACCTACTCCGCCGAGGCCTACGACGCCACCAACGCGATCATCAAGACGCTTACCGGACTGGGCGCCGACGCCACCCGCGCGTCGGTCACCACCGCCTTCGCCAAGGTCGACGTCCAGGGCGTGACCAGACACCTCACGTTCCAGCCCAACGGCGAGGTCACCGACGACAAGGTCTTCGTCTACCAGGCCCGCTCCGGCGCCCTGTCCCTGGTCGACTCCGTCTCATAGCCCCGACTCCTTCTCGCAATACCGGCTCGCTCCCAGCCCCGGCTCGATCCCGTAGCCCCGGCTCGATCCCGCGGCCACCGCCAAGCCGCCAGCCCCTGCGCCGATCCCCGTCCGGCCCGTCGCCACCTTGATGATCGCCGCCTCCGTGTCGCCAGGGTCGCGAAACTCGCCAGATCGCGACCACGGCAACACGGAGCTGGCGATCATGGCGGGGGGATGTGGACAGGAGTGAGTTGTCCACAGGTGATGGTCATCGCTCTGGGGCGGGCCGTGTACGGCC
Above is a window of Pseudofrankia saprophytica DNA encoding:
- a CDS encoding ATP-binding response regulator — encoded protein: MGLTGDGGPVAELLRVRLGHEPDVFAARQLAREIGAAAGLDGQDQVRLATALSEVSRDALSAGGAWIDFAVRAPATLVVTVTADQPLPRSGSGLVAAGRLVDLEHGAGDGGSASPDRVVTLAKPILPGLFFDDSRLAELRRSLAAIAPNSPADELRVQNSDLVAALAELRDKQDELLRLNAELEETNRGVLALYNQLSTELEETNRGVVALYAELDERGIALTRANEAKTRFLHSVSHELRSPVNSVLGLARLLLDPAGDPLSDEQRHQVEFILASSGDLLTLVNDLLDLAKAESGRLEVVVDEVDVAALLRYLDGSLRPLGTRPEVSFAVETDADVGLLRTDETLLARVLRNLVSNALKFTERGEVLLTARRGGAHGAGAPDDGPRPGVGHPTDGDDLADEDTVVFSVRDTGIGVAPDDVDRIFEEFYQVRTPLHARVRGTGLGLPYARQVIMLLDGRLEVISEPGRGSTFTVTLPRRGPVGAGAGREDEDSDEGADGFPPAGGPRSGAVGPAAGMQPAHLDCALVVDDDPAFLATMRSLLADRVERVVVAGDGEQAIAAMRADSPDVVFLDLMLPGMDGAAVLSAMSDDPNLRDLPVIIVSWSDYASDVVDHRERGRRRERDRERVTLGPAVAVVAKSRLTGRAIDAALAHIHDRDLP
- a CDS encoding branched-chain amino acid ABC transporter substrate-binding protein, producing MLTKGDGGNDDADGDTQPAAATASPAQATASASGSAGATARTITIGFQGPLSGANQPLGDNAVGGVKTAIEEANARGNLPFTLRLATSDDLGDPGLAPPAANALVANPDVLAVVGPMFSGATKASEPLYSGAGLLSVSPSAASPILTTQGFSTFYRVVPTDAAQGPAAAAYITRVLRSGKVYSLDDRLDYDIGLSRALEQALLASDTSFVHGNADPAGDYSAEADKIMAAHPDLVFYSGYYPELALLAKALRDRGYAGKLMSGDGSLDPAYISLAGAAADGTYFTCGCLLPAADPTAKSFVTSYRKVNGTDPGTYSAEAYDATNAIIKTLTGLGADATRASVTTAFAKVDVQGVTRHLTFQPNGEVTDDKVFVYQARSGALSLVDSVS
- a CDS encoding PP2C family protein-serine/threonine phosphatase — its product is MTAPLGRPSAGTPVSQATVLVVDDSDSKRYIMASWLRRAGYVVIEAASGREALSIVDGGGPDLAVLDVHLPDMSGLEVCARIKQARATAGMPVLHVSATAVDAADRSVGLDTGADAYLVDPIEPREFLSTVGALVRQSRRFAEEHRIALTLQRSLLPAEPPNLPGLRIAARYHASAEQAEVGGDFYDAFEMPDGDGLVVIGDVQGHSLAAAVIMAELRYSLRAYVFDGHSPAAAVERLNRLIQVTHPESTATLCLLTFPPDRSTVTVVNAGHLPPLVVGPAGAEFWEGGAGVLLGVPAPAPTADTVDLAVGTRLLLYTDGLVERRDRPLDETMTEFAARVAARHGVARLDTVHTGAAEGARAPGLGRRTPDRPRVTLDQLADSLIDSARGADDDVALVVLERVPEDGPLHDAAGQRS